In one window of Pantanalinema sp. DNA:
- a CDS encoding ATP-binding protein: MRPRNLPLWLTWVLLALAYNGVAQLTFALGLVQDNVSAIWPAAGFALAAVLRLGYRAWPGIALGVLLKGTVRDIPSIPTLGLGVSDCLIPLLGTALVYRFIGRDRLLATTRNVLLFAFLGCGASVAAGVAIGGLIRIVGGELAWSNAASVMGGWFVSDAVSALVVASLILSWTAPDRAPWLPRRGVELVGLLALLAGAAQVIFGGVLTPWIGQSPVVYLVIPVLMVAAFRFGQRGVTLSNLVLWLLAIAGTLRGLGPFAAQQDRGALLFLEIFVAVTAVSTMVIAAVLAERERAGEELAAAYERLKELDLLKSNLLNAVSHELRTPLTSIQGFAEFLEDRLAGDLSAEQAHFVQQIQQGSRRLAHLVDDLLDVARVESGTFKLALEEADLAHVIRESVMSFQPQAKEAGVTLTEVGLGDPLPIRIDPKRVGQILLNLIGNAIKFTPPGGRIRLGLTLGEHEVRVQVQDTGIGIPPEDLPHVFDKFFQIDNSLTRRRGGTGLGLPITKALVEAHGGTIGVVSESEQGSTFWFALPREAGATGPKEAGARASLDAS; the protein is encoded by the coding sequence ATGCGGCCGCGCAACCTGCCGTTATGGCTCACGTGGGTCCTGCTGGCGCTCGCCTACAACGGCGTCGCGCAGCTCACCTTCGCGCTCGGCCTGGTGCAGGACAACGTCTCTGCCATCTGGCCCGCGGCGGGCTTCGCCCTGGCCGCGGTCCTGCGCCTCGGCTACCGTGCCTGGCCGGGGATCGCCCTCGGCGTCCTGCTCAAGGGGACCGTCCGCGACATCCCCTCCATCCCCACCCTGGGGCTCGGGGTGAGCGACTGCCTGATCCCCCTGCTCGGGACCGCCCTGGTGTACCGCTTCATCGGGCGCGATCGCCTCCTCGCCACCACCCGGAACGTCCTGCTGTTCGCCTTTCTGGGCTGCGGCGCGAGCGTGGCCGCGGGGGTGGCGATCGGTGGCCTCATCCGGATCGTCGGAGGGGAACTCGCGTGGAGCAACGCCGCTTCGGTCATGGGGGGGTGGTTCGTCTCGGACGCGGTCAGCGCGCTGGTCGTCGCCTCCTTGATACTGAGCTGGACCGCGCCCGATCGCGCGCCCTGGCTCCCGCGCAGGGGCGTCGAGCTGGTGGGGCTCCTCGCCCTGCTCGCGGGGGCGGCGCAGGTCATCTTCGGGGGCGTCCTGACGCCGTGGATCGGCCAGTCACCCGTCGTGTACCTGGTGATTCCCGTGCTCATGGTCGCCGCGTTCCGGTTCGGGCAGCGCGGCGTCACCCTCTCCAACCTGGTGCTGTGGTTGCTCGCGATCGCGGGCACCCTCAGGGGACTCGGGCCCTTCGCCGCCCAGCAAGATCGAGGGGCGCTGCTGTTCCTCGAGATCTTCGTCGCCGTCACCGCCGTCTCGACCATGGTCATCGCCGCCGTGCTCGCCGAGCGGGAAAGGGCGGGCGAGGAGCTGGCCGCCGCCTACGAGCGCCTCAAGGAGCTCGATCTGCTCAAGAGCAACCTCCTCAACGCCGTCTCCCACGAGCTGCGTACCCCGCTGACCTCGATCCAGGGGTTCGCCGAGTTCCTCGAAGATCGCTTGGCCGGTGACCTGAGCGCCGAGCAAGCGCATTTCGTCCAGCAGATCCAGCAGGGGAGCCGGCGACTGGCGCACCTGGTCGACGACCTGCTGGACGTGGCCCGCGTGGAGTCGGGGACCTTCAAGCTCGCGCTGGAGGAGGCCGACCTGGCGCATGTCATCCGGGAGAGCGTCATGAGCTTCCAGCCGCAAGCCAAGGAGGCGGGTGTCACCCTGACGGAGGTGGGGCTCGGCGATCCCCTGCCGATCCGGATCGATCCGAAGCGGGTCGGGCAAATCCTTCTAAACCTGATCGGCAACGCCATCAAGTTCACGCCCCCGGGCGGCCGGATCAGGCTCGGGCTCACCCTCGGCGAGCACGAGGTCCGCGTCCAGGTCCAGGACACGGGGATCGGGATCCCCCCCGAGGACCTGCCGCACGTCTTCGACAAGTTTTTCCAGATCGACAACAGCCTCACGCGCCGGCGCGGAGGGACGGGGCTCGGCCTCCCGATCACCAAGGCCCTGGTGGAGGCCCACGGCGGCACCATCGGCGTGGTGAGCGAAAGCGAGCAGGGCAGCACCTTCTGGTTCGCTCTCCCGCGCGAAGCCGGCGCGACCGGCCCGAAGGAGGCTGGCGCGCGGGCGAGCCTCGACGCCTCGTAG